One Paralichthys olivaceus isolate ysfri-2021 chromosome 8, ASM2471397v2, whole genome shotgun sequence genomic region harbors:
- the LOC109624030 gene encoding lysyl oxidase homolog 4-like: MLCLSSLSTLLLLLLCPAPLSAQELLIRLAGVGRRSANEGRVEVFYNGAWGTVCDDEVDLNLANVVCRQLGFQRSFTWAHSAKFGEGQGLIWLDNVRCQGNELSVAECRSNGWGINDCTHAEDLGVICSPERRPGFSPASVDESSPSSRHQPNQPRPRNPPVSPPAPPSAAEQISSYARGHEIALHRNPTSSRRSSISPQENGHEIQILRRNRAGSGASQQMNPQGHQLPSRLANGASYRHRQETSRTSQQAVRREANQQLSGNHVEPDALYPEPNEQYTQGSSRVHLEEARLRPVLSSNNGGLVTEGVLEVKNAGRWRHVCNHGWDLRSSRVVCGMLGFPAAEAFDQVSYRKLWDSKIADPSSRLRTQIGKKGYWVEKVQCQGVEVSLSQCQAQLSLPRTDVPCSGGMHAVVRCVPGYQFARYGRAPAPPAVTPVVRLKAGPRLGEGRVEVLIEGKWGTMCDHLWDVTAASVVCRELGFGTAKEALKKAQLGQGTGPIHMNSVQCTGRETSITECIYRPVPLYSCKHNQDVAIRCNVPNIGLQTTVRLAGGREPSEGRVEVLMEIGGVKRWGSVCSENWGINEAMVVCRQLGLGFASTAHQETWYWPGSSDAGEVMLSGTHCIGTEMSIQQCRRNTNVYCPRGGDGRAAGVTCVETAPDLVLDAQLVQETAYLEDRPLHLLTCANEENCLSSSAARMNWPYGHRRLLRFSSRIMNLGCADFRPRASRESWVWHQCHRHYHSIEVFTHYDLLTLNGTKVAEGHKASFCLEDTYCPEGLHKRYACYNMGQQGISVGCWDTYRHDIDCQWVDITDVRPGEYIFQVEVNPSLDMAESDFQNNVMRCRCKYDGVRVYMSGCHAGDAYSAEVEDLFDHQRQISSNFL, encoded by the exons ATGCTGTGCCTCAGCTCCCTGTCCAcactcctcctgcttctcctctgtCCCGCTCCACTGTCGGCCCAGGAGTTGCTCATACGCCTCGCAGGCGTGGGCAGGCGCAGTGCAAATGAGGGACGTGTGGAGGTGTTCTATAATGGAGCGTGGGGGACGGTGTGCGACGACGAGGTGGATCTCAATCTGGCCAATGTGGTGTGCCGACAGCTGGGTTTTCAGCGCAGCTTTACCTGGGCGCACAGTGCCAAGTTTGGTGAAGGACAAG GTCTGATCTGGTTGGACAATGTGCGCTGCCAGGGCAATGAGCTCTCTGTTGCAGAATGTCGTTCCAATGGGTGGGGAATCAATGACTGCACCCACGCTGAGGACCTTGGGGTCATCTGCAGTCCAGAAAGGAGACCTGGCTTCTCCCCTGCCTCTGTGGACGAGTCCAGTCCATCATCCAGGCACCAGCCAAACCAACCAAGGCCGAGAAACCCACCTGTGTCCCCTCCAGCTCCACcctcagcagcagaacaaatcTCCTCTTACGCAAGAGGCCATGAGATTGCCCTTCATCGGAACCCAACTTCTTCCCGTCGCAGCAGCATCTCGCCACAGGAAAACGGCCACGAGATCCAGATCTTGCGACGCAATCGAGCCGGGTCCGGAGCGAGCCAGCAGATGAACCCACAAGGGCACCAGCTGCCCTCCCGTCTGGCAAATGGGGCATCGTACAGGCATAGGCAGGAGACATCAAGGACCAGCCAGCAAGCAGTGAGACGGGAGGCGAATCAGCAGCTCAGTGGGAACCATGTTGAACCAGACGCTCTTTATCCAGAGCCTAATGAACAAtacacacag GGATCTTCGAGGGTTCACTTAGAGGAGGCCCGTCTACGGCCTGTGCTGTCCAGCAACAATGGCGGTCTGGTGACAGAGGGAGTGCTGGAAGTGAAAAATGCTGGGAGGTGGCGTCATGTGTGCAACCATGGATGGGACCTGAGAAGCAGCCGCGTCGTCTGTGGCATGTTAGGGTTCCCTGCTGCAGAAGCGTTTGACCAAGTCAGCTACAG GAAACTGTGGGACTCTAAGATAGCCGACCCGTCCTCCAG GCTGCGGACACAGATTGGTAAAAAGGGATATTGGGTGGAGAAAGTGCAGTGTCAGGGTGTGGAGGTGTCTCTGTCGCAGTGCCAGGCCCAGCTGTCCCTCCCCAGGACTGATGTCCCGTGCAGCGGGGGCATGCATGCAGTGGTCCGCTGCGTCCCCGGGTACCAGTTCGCACGCTATGGAAGAGCACCTGCACCACCTGCTGTAACG CCTGTTGTCCGCCTGAAGGCGGGGCCCCGTCTTGGGGAGGGTCGTGTCGAGGTGCTGATAGAGGGCAAGTGGGGCACCATGTGTGACCACCTGTGGGACGTGACTGCAGCCAGCGTGGTCTGTAGAGAGCTGGGCTTCGGGACAGCCAAAGAGGCCCTCAAAAAGGCTCAGCTGGGACAGG GTACTGGTCCCATCCACATGAACAGCGTCCAGTGCACGGGCAGAGAGACGTCGATTACAGAGTGCATCTACAGACCGGTGCCGCTCtacagctgcaaacacaaccAGGATGTAGCAATCCGCTGCAACGTGCCCAACATTGGCCTGCAGACCACG GTGCGCCTGGCGGGCGGCAGGGAGCCATCAGAGGGCCGCGTGGAGGTGCTGATGGAGATCGGAGGAGTGAAGCGCTGGGGCTCCGTCTGCAGCGAGAACTGGGGCATCAATGAGGCCATGGTGGTGTGTCGACAGCTCGGCCTGGGCTTTGCCTCAACAGCTCATCAG GAAACCTGGTATTGGCCTGGTTCCTCAGATGCCGGGGAGGTGATGCTGAGTGGGACACACTGCATCGGCACTGAGATGTCCATCCAGCAGTGTCGCAGAAACACAAACGTCTACTGTCCCAGGGGAGGAGATGGCAGAGCGGCAGGAGTGACATGTGTAGAGA CTGCACCTGACCTTGTCCTGGACGCTCAGCTAGTCCAAGAGACGGCCTACCTGGAGGATCGACCCCTGCACCTGCTGACCTGCGCCAATGAGGAGAACTGCCTGTCCTCCTCCGCCGCCAGGATGAACTGGCCCTATGGACACCGCCGCCTGTTGCGCTTCTCCTCCCGCATCATGAACCTGGGTTGCGCCGACTTCCGACCCAGAGCCTCCAGAGAAAGCTGGGTTTGGCACCAGTGCCACAG GCACTACCACAGCATTGAGGTGTTCACCCACTACGATCTGCTCACCCTCAATGGGACCAAGGTTGCTGAAGGTCACAAAGCCAGTTTCTGTCTGGAGGACACATACTGCCCTGAAG gtcTCCATAAGCGTTATGCCTGCTACAACATGGGACAGCAGGGTATCTCAGTTGGCTGCTGGGACACATACCGCCACGACATCGACTGCCAGTGGGTGGACATCACAGACGTACGACCTGGTGAATACATCTTCCAG GTGGAGGTCAACCCTTCCTTAGACATGGCTGAGTCTGATTTCCAGAACAACGTGATGCGCTGTCGCTGCAAGTACGACGGAGTCCGAGTTTACATGTCTGGATGCCATGCAG GTGATGCTTACAGTGCAGAGGTGGAGGACTTGTTCGACCACCAACGTCAAATCTCCAGCAACTTCCTGTGA